The genomic stretch CCTGTCCTGATAGGGTGTGCCTCCTCTATCCATATGGCTCGCGTCGCCCCCTCCACCGGCAAAGCCAGTGGAGCCTCCTCCTCTCGCTCGTAAACTCGCTGGATAGATTCATCGGAGCGACACGAGCCGGCAGAGTACCACGTCTTTAGACATGGGTGAATGCGGTCTTTCCCGCAAGGCGCGTATTTATAGTGCCACGGGCTTGCCCGTGGGAATCTACTTATACAGCGCAGCGATGTTATACAGCAAATCGCCATGAATATAAACAGATTTGTTGGCCGGGAGACCGTTCCTCTCGCTTACGCCCCAGGACGCCTGGCCTTCATTATTGACGCCTGTGGGCGGTTTTGCTATACTGCGAAAAGTTGTGGTGGGGCTATCGTAAAAAAAGGAGGACCCAATGGAGCGGACGATAAAGGCGGCAATGCGGTATCGCTGGGTGATCTTCATGGTCCTCGCATTGCAGTACCTTTTTGTCTATTTTCACAGGGTTTGTCCTGCCATAGTAGCCCAGGACCTTGTGGAGACCTTCTCGATCAACGCCACCTCCCTTGGCGTGCTTGCCTCGGGCTACTTTTATCCTTATGTGCTCATGCAGGTGCCGGTAGGACTCCTGGCCGATTCCTGGGGTTCCCGGAAGACGGTGACGTTTTTTTCACTCCTCGCCGGAGCAGGCGCCCTCATGTTCGGACTCTCTCCTAATTTTGGAATGGCCACTGCATCGCGCATCGTCGTAGGACTGGGTCTCTCAGGGATCTTTGTGCCTGCCATGAAGACCCTCGCCGAATGGTTCAGGCCCAGGGAATACGCAAAGATCTCCGGGGCGCTCATGGCTGCCGGGGGCATCGGGTGGCTGTCGGCGTCAACACCTCTTGCACTGGCAGCGAGGAGCTTCGGTTGGCGGGCCGGCTTCATCGCCATTGGCGTAATTACTTTATTATTCTCTATCCTCACATGGTTCCTGGTGGTCGATTCGCCAAAGAAGAAGGGATTCCCCGAGATCAATGCGCGCGAAGATTCCGACGGCGCCCAGGAGAAGATGCGTCTTCTGACAGGAATAAAGATGGTGTTCTCGACTCTCCGCTTCTGGCCGCTTGCGGCCTTTTGTTTTTGCAACGGCGCTATTCTTTTCAGCTTTAACGGCCTGTGGGCAGGGCCCTACCTCCGGGACATTTACGGGCTCTCAACGCCGGCCATCGGAAATATCCTGTCCATGGTTGCCATCGCAATGGTGGTAGGAAGCCCCTTGCTGGGGTATCT from Syntrophorhabdaceae bacterium encodes the following:
- a CDS encoding MFS transporter, which produces MERTIKAAMRYRWVIFMVLALQYLFVYFHRVCPAIVAQDLVETFSINATSLGVLASGYFYPYVLMQVPVGLLADSWGSRKTVTFFSLLAGAGALMFGLSPNFGMATASRIVVGLGLSGIFVPAMKTLAEWFRPREYAKISGALMAAGGIGWLSASTPLALAARSFGWRAGFIAIGVITLLFSILTWFLVVDSPKKKGFPEINAREDSDGAQEKMRLLTGIKMVFSTLRFWPLAAFCFCNGAILFSFNGLWAGPYLRDIYGLSTPAIGNILSMVAIAMVVGSPLLGYLSDNILGSRKKVLFGCSLVTAIEWAFFYFFYQSLSVPVLYALFLVIGICIGASIVICFTATKELFPLEMAGTSVSCVNIFGFVGGIIYQPLIGHFMDIGGKVDGRYLPQGYKTAFLLLFATSIAYALCTLFMKEKPKD